A segment of the Symmachiella macrocystis genome:
TGTTGTTCAGGTAATCGGCCACCTGTTCGTGAATTTCCACAGAAATCCCCGACACATCCTCGCGGCTGATCGTATTGAGCAACACGCGGATCACCTCAATCGCCATGCTTTCGGCAGTTTTGACCAATCCGGCCCCCTTACAACAGGGACAATCCTCGAACACGCTCCGTTTCAGTGACGGGCGAATGCGTTGCCGCGTCATTTCGATTAAACCAAACGGGCTGATTCGGAGTACCTTGATCCGGGCTCGGTCGCGGCGAATTGCCTCGCGTAGGGTCCGTTCCACCGACCGGCGATGCCGTTCGTCACGCATGTCGATAAAGTCATTGACGACCACGCCTCCCAAATCGCGGAGACGTAACTGCCGGCAGATCTCGGTCGCAGCCCGCAAATTCACCTGATAGGCGGTTTCCTCCGCATTGTTATCCGCACGGAAATTGCCGCTATTGACGTCAATAGCCACCAGCGCTTCGGTCTGGTCGATGACGATCGAGCCGCCCCCCTCCAGCGGAACTTGCCGCTGCTGGATGCGGGCAATTTCTTCTTCGATGTTGTATTTGTGGAAGATCGGTTCCTTCCCCTCGAAGAATTTGATGCGATTCACGTGCCGGGGTAGCACGGCTTTGACAAATTCGCGCGCCCGTTGATAGGCACCTTCTTCGTCGATCCAGACCGCATCGATTTCGTTGTTGTAGATGTCGCGAATCGTGCGGATGATCAGGTCGTTTTCCTGATAGATGTCCACCGGCGCGACGGTCTTTTTCAACCGGCGCACGATCGTTCGCCACAATCGCAACAGATAGCTGAGGTCGCGCTGCAGGTCTTTTTTCGTCCGGTCGATACCGGCGGTACGAATGATGAAGCCTAAGCCCTCGGGTGGATCGAGTTCTTCGAGGATCGTCCGCAGTTTTTTCCGCAAGTCATCGTCGGCGATTTTTCGGCTCACACCGACGCGTTGCAGCCCGGGCATGAGTACCAAGTACCGGCCGGGGATGCTGATGTAGGTGGACAATGTCGGGCCTTTGGTGCCGACGGCCTCTTTAATGACCTGCACGAGCACTTCGCTGCCGCGGCGGAAGATCTCCTGAATCGGAGGCTTGCTGCGCTCATTGCGTTCGCTGGGGCGGCGGCGCCCCTTGGTCGGGCGGCCCGGACCGCGACCGTTGCCGCCGGATTGCGGGAGGTGCTTGTAATATTGGTATTCGACGTCGCTGACGTGCAAAAAGCCGTTGCGGCCCACGCCGAAATCAACAAAAGCCGCTTGAATACTCGGCTCGATGTTGACGATCTTGCCCTTGTAGATGTTTCCGACGTAGCTCTCTAAGCTACTGCGCTCAACATACAATTCCTCCAACACGCTGTCTTCGACGACAGCGATCCGGCTTTCTTCCGGCTGGAGAACATTGACCAGCATTTCCTTCTTCATGGAGTACCCTTCGTCGGCATTGACGAAAAGCGCGGGGCTTCGATGTCTGAGCCGCAGCGGCGTGACACGTCGTCGCGGTGTGGAAACGTTTCCCTCCGAGGACCGACCAACCGTTTTCGCTATTACCGAAACACGCTTCGTGAGCGAAGAGCGTTGTCGACGGTAGCGCGGGTTGGTTCGCGGGTCTCGGCGAGATGCGATCCTGATCGAAGCCTATCCTATTCAATGTCTTCAGCGACTTCTTCGCGCGACGCGTACGACAGGCGAAATCGCATGTCGGTGGCGCCGAGAGGAACAGGCGACCGGGCCTGGCTGATGTCAATTCGCGGTATCGTCCCGCCGACAGTTTGCGTCGGAAGCGACTAATCACAACGAGTAGTGCATCCGCCGTTGATGTCGAACGCAACTGTCGCTCGACGGCGTACTCACTCGGGGATCCGAATTGACCCTGCCGGCAGGCAGGGACTTGCCAAGAGCCGTTCGACCGGACTCTCTGCTCGCGGGCCGTGGCGCAATTGCCGACGGCGCCGTCATCGAGCAGACAACCGCGTTCACTTGGCCTAGCTGATTGTTGAATAGGAATTCGCACTATGATTCAAACCTGAATCAATCCGTCCCGGGCAATGCTGCCGTAACATGGCCGGGTGACGCGGGAAGGTTTGACGAGTCGCGATTCGACACGAAAAAGTTCCCTATGTCCGTTGTACAATTGTAAATTGTCTCCGTTGGGTTTTGCCGACGTGATTCAGAACGACTGAATCTCGAATTCCCACAGGGGTGGGAATCGATCGCCAGCCCGTCGCCATGCGCTGACTTCAGCACCGGCGGCGGATTGCCAAACGTTCCCCCGAATGATGATTCAGGAAAATTCGTCCGGCGATATTTTCTTCAACTCACCTCGTAAATAGTTTTCGACATCACGGGCCACATCCAAGGTATCCGCATGAGCGGCAATTTCCTCGGCCTGTGGAATCGTAATGCTGCGGATGACCTGCTTAATAATCGGAAGCGAAAACGGGGTCGCACTCATCTCGCGGATCCCCATGCCGATCAACACAGCCGTATACAATGGGTCGCCGCTCATTTGCCCGCATACAACAACCGGAGTATCCTTTTTTGCAGCAGCTGCGACCACCATGCGGATCAGCCGCAGGATAGATGGATCTGCTGCACTGTAAAGATCTGCGACGGTCGGATTGGCCCGATCCACCGCCAATGTGTATTGAATTAAATCGTTGGTGCCGATCGAAAAGAAATCGACCTCCTCAGCGAACCGGTCGGCCAACAAAGCGGCCGACGGGACTTCCACCATCATGCCGACTTGAATATCTCGACAAAACGGGATCCCTTCCTCCTCGAGATCCTCCATGACATCCCCGAGGATCATCTTCGCTTGCCGCAACTCCAGCACCGAAGTGACCAAGGGAAACATGATCCGGATATCGCCATGGACGGCGGCTCGCAAGATAGCGCGCAGTTGGGTTTTGAACAATCCCAAATTCCGCAAAGTGAACCGAACGCTCCGCAACCCAAGTACTGGATTGGGACTGACTTCCGCTAAATCCTCCAGCGAGTGCGGGAACTTCTCCGCCCCCAAATCCAGCGTGCGGACCACAACCGGTAGCGACGGAATCGGATCGACCACACGACGATATGCGTTGTAGTGATCCTCTTCACTCGGTTCCAGGTCACCTTTCAAATACAGAAATTCTGTGCGGTACAGCCCGACTCCCTCAGCCCCCCGCTTGATGCAGTGGTCGACCTCTTCGGGGAATTCGATATTGCCATACAATTTGATGGGAACGCCGTCAGCCGTCTTCGATTCCAGTTGGCCCAAGAGTTCCAATTTTTGGTTGGCCGTTTTGATCCGATCCCGTGTGACACGATATCGTTTGAGGGTCGGCTCATCCGGATCGATGATCACTTCGCCGTGATTCCCATCAATGATGATCGTGTCTCCCCCGGAGACATCGCTCAAAAATGGACCGACTCCCACGACGGCGGGGATTTCTAAAGCTCCGGCCAGAATCGCTGTGTGGCTCGTGTGGCCGCCGACTTCTGTGGCGAAACCCAACACGAATTCGGGATTCAGACTGGCCGTCTCGCTGGGCGTTAAATTGGTCGCTAGGACAATCACCGGCTCGGTAATGTGCGCTAACTCTTCCCTTTCGGTTCCCAACAGATGCCGCAACAGCCGTTTTTCGAGGTCGAAAATATCGACCGCTCGCTCGGCCATATACTGATTGCCGAGATTCTGAAACAGCTTGGCGTAGCGTCGCAGGACGCGACTGGAGGCGAACTCCGGGGCATAGGTCCGTTCGCGGATCAACTCCTCGATTTCTTCGCGGAGCTTGGGGTCGCGGGCCAGATTCAAGTGTGCGGTAAAAATCGCGCCATATTGGGCGCCGAGACGCTCAGATGCCAGACGCTCGTTTTCGGAAATCTCGGTGCATACCGAATCGATAGCCGACCGAAAGCGAGCCACCTCGATATCGACCACATTCACGCTGACGAATCGCCGCGGTATCCGGAAATCTTCCGTTCCTAATACCAAGGCCGGTCCTGGAACAACTCCAGGAGATACGGCGATTCCGCGCTTTATTTCCATACCCGAATCCACTGAGAGCTTAATCGCCTCTATTGAATGCCGTGCGTTCAACTCGCGGCAAAATTTGTTCTGAACAATTGATCTAACGCGTCAATTGCTTCCTGCGCACCGTCTCCATTTGCCTCGAGCACCAACGTCGTGCCTTTTTCCGCAGCCAAAGTCAACACATCCAACATGCTTTTGCTGTCCACCGTTCTGTCTCCCTTGCGGATCGTAATATCGCAACCAAAGGCCTGGGCGGTTTGCACAAGTTGAGCCGAGGGACTCATATGCAACCCGTTTTCCAGGTTAACGGTCACTTCACGAGTGCAAGCAGATGGTGTACTCATACGAAAAGACACGGAATGTTTGAGACGAGACAAAAATTGATTGACAACCAGACCGCTTCAAAAACGCAGCGAACATGAGTCGATAAAACTCGGCGACGCCGAAACTCACAAAGCTGCTTGAACACTCATTGCGATCAATCAATACGGAAACGAGAGAATCAATCGAGGCTTCCCGCCACCGAAACCCATTGAGGCGGCGACCTAGAGTTGGTCGTTGTCCGCTTCGTCCAACAATTCCACGATTGCTTCGCCCGTTTTGGACTGCCGTAGAAAGCTACAGAAATTCTGGTTGCGCAAATGACGAGAAATGCTTTCCAATGCTCGCAAGTGATCACCAGGACGGTCGGGCGGTGAAACCAGCAAGAATAGAATATAGACGGATTCACCGTCCAGACTCGCAAAGTCCACACCATCCTGAGCAATGGCGATTGTCGCCACAAGTCGATCGACAGACGGGTGTTTCGTGTGAGGAACAGCGACTCCATTACCAATCCCGGTGGAGCCTAACTCCTCACGTTTCAAAATGGCCGCAACAATACTCTCTTGATCTTCCGCCTGAATAGCGCCCGTCGTTCCCAGGCTGCTGACCATCGTGCGAATCGCGTCCTCTTTGGACGTCGATTGCATATCCGGTAGAATCGCCTCTGAAACCACGAAGTCCGACAACTTCATGTATGACTCCTTACCAAACGATCTCCGAGTTGCCTGGACCCGAAAATCCCTGTCACCCATTTTTGAATGGGAAAATTTGACTGCTGACATAGACATGCTGATTCCATGTTTCCGAAGTCCAAACCCACGCAGTTGGCGGCGGCCCGAAAAAACGCCTCTTGCCGTGCATGACTACTCGAAACACAAATCAGCCCAACACTAATCTCTTTGCCACTCTCTGAAACCACATCGTGCGTGCCTAAAAACACAGCTGCATTCGCTCTGCGGGCATTTGCACCACACCAAACGACTGCTCCGCACACCGTTTCTCACGGCAGCTTCCACATCTCCCGGCAGAATCAATCCGCCGATTCTTCATCAACGTCCGGCTCTTCAGACTGCACGACCTCATTCATCGGGGGTGTGCGGCGATGATCCTGAAGTTTTTCCTTGTATTTCCTGACTTGCTGTTCCATCTTGTGCAATGTCACGTCGAACGTCGCCCGCGCGGATGCGCCCGCGTCGCTAGCGACAAAGTTATGCTTATGTTCAGCATCAACAAGGATCTCGACCTTCACGCGATCCTTGCCTTCAAAATCAACGGTCACACCAATCGCCGTGACCCGCTCAAAAAAGGTCAACAGCTTCTCGGACTTTTGAGCAATGTATTCATGGTCGTCTTGATGTAATTCACCGTGGCGACTCGTGATCGCAACTTGCACCGCACAATACTCCTCAATCTCAGCGTCTTGCCAATTGACTGCCGACTGGCCATTCGTCCCCGCGGGATGCCGGTCACAAACCATGCCCCCGCTTACGCGACAAATTCAACTATTCTACTAATCAAATAAATACGTAACGTCAAAACAAACGTCTTGAGGCACAACCGCGCATCAAGGCAGACGGGCAGCGGCCACCCCTCGGCATCAGAATGACCGAAGGGGGAGTCCCCTAACATCCCCAGCATTGTAGTGGGCGCATTCGCATCGTCAATTCAATCGAAAATGCGCAACCAACAGCGGCGAAATTACGCGGCGACGAACACATGCCGTGTCCGTAACGACTTTCGCAACGATGTACGGAACTGCATTCCGTCGCCGGACAACAAGACGTTTCCGCGAGTGTAGCCTTGCGCCACGACAATTGCCAGTGGCAGACGCCACCGCACAGGCAATGTGGAGCAGGAAATTTCGTGCTCTCAAAGCGGAGTGTGCGGAGCATTTCGCTCACGACAGTCGCCACAAGACCCTGAAAGCAGAGATGTTGCGACATCGACGCTGCCTAACGTCATTCGATGCGCATCTGGCAAACGCTCGGATTGGGAGGTCAAAATCGCTGAGATCCTGGTCGTATCACCCAGCAGGCATCGCCTTGGGGACAGCCGCTTGATCTTCGGTGATGGCCGGACGAGATTCCGTCACCGGCAATGGACGGTGGCCTTGACGTTCGAATTTGCCGCGATCATCTTCCGTTTCCTGCGATGGAATCGCGGAAACATCCATGGAATCCTCGTCATCGCTACCAATCGAGGGTTCGAGCGCGTCCATATCCCGGAATTCCGGTTCCGACTGGGAAGGCAGACGATTGAAGGGGGACAATCGTCCCAAAGTCGCCGGCGAGCCGCCGGAGAAGACCTGGCAACCGGCGAGCAAAAAACAACCTATCCACATCGCTGTCGCCAAACAGACTCGGTTTGACCCCATATCATCATCCTTGAAGAATTGATCAACGCGCGAATCCTTTCGCACGTCAAATTTTTAAGATGCGTGTGACACCAATAACGACTTAGCCGCCGGGGAGTGAGGCGGGCTTAATAACAAGAACCCCCAGGTCCGAAAAGCCCGATCCGGCAAGTCGCCGCCGCAAAAGTCGCGAAAATGGCCCGAAAATGACTCCCGGTCAACGCGAATCGACAAACCACCCCTGAATTGTACCGTCAGCATGATTGACGCAACTGAATTGATAGATTAAGTTTTCATTCGCTATGCCCAGTCCGTTGCGAAACGGGGCGGGCATTGTGTAGAATCTGCGACTCGACTCTGGCCTGCGGCGCGCGAAAAATGCGTTTTTCGCTGACCGATTGATCCGGGCGAAAGCCGCAGAATCAGGCCTGAATTCCGAGATGGCCATGCAAAGGATGTCCAGGAATCGTCCTACGCCTGCATGACAGCCAATCAGACCATCCTAAGAGAGCCGGCCATGCCGAGCAAAATTGGGGTGAATAACAGGGTTTTCCAGGGAGCGCAGGGCGGCGCCCCCAGACTGAAAAACACAATTTTTCTATTTTCAAGGTACACAGCACAGTATGATTTCTAATGGAAGGGGCGGCCCCCCCAGAAAACGGCGCAGAAAGGCACGGCTGAAGAGAAAGCTGAAATGCCGTTTTTGTCCCGATGGTTGTGATCGCTCACCCCGACCGGTGTACGTCGACTACAAGGACCTGCGCACCTTGAAGATGATGCTCAGCCGCGACGGGCACATCTTGGGCCGCAAACGTTCCGGTACCTGTGCCAAATATCAGCACGCTGTGCGTCGTGCCGTGCATCGCGCACGCTTTATCGGTCTGCTCCCCTTCGTCAATCGCGAGCACCCGTAAGCAGCACGATGGAATGCAGCGGCGGTTCACCCGCCAAAAAGCATTCCTTGTACAACCTGCGTTGTACAATACGGATCTACGAATCGAAAGAAGACGCGCCGGTCACTATTGACCGGCGCGTCTTTTCGTTTTCTCAGAGGCGGTGGATAACCGCCCGTCGACCGTACTGGCTAAACACAACAGGTCTAGCGAAACAGAGTGGCCAAACGCACGAAACTGGTCCGTACTTTGCTGCTCACCGTATCGTCCGCCGGGGGAGCTGGCGGCGGGGTGCCGTCATCCACCGGAGCCGGTGCCATTTCCGGGCTGTAAGCCGGTCCGTAGTTCGTTCCACAGGCCGGTGCACAGGCTGTGCAGCAAGTATTGGCACAGCAGTCCTCGACCTTGTATCCTGCGACACGCAAGGCCTCTTCCGCTTCGCGGCGTACGCGGCGATTACAGTCTCCCAAAGCTTGCGTCAACGCACAGATAACCTGTTGGTTGCAGCAGCAAGGATTCTTGCGAAGTTGATCGCCAATTTCGTCAGCCGCCTCACCCCGCACTCGGTGATCGCTGTCGTTTAAGGCATAGGTCAAGGCGCACATGATTTCTGGATTGCACGCGCAGCTGAACTTGTCGCCCAACTTGTCGATCGCCCGCCGACGCTGCCGTGCGTAACAGGCCGTTTGCGATTTCTGAATGTAATGCGCGATCAGGTGCACGTTATCGTCGCAGCAGGTCGTATTGCCACAGCCCATTTGCGGTGCGCAACAAGATTGCGGAGCGCAGCAAAGGGGAGCAGTCTGCGTGCAGCAGACCGGTTTGCAACACGAGCGCTGATAATTGAATTTCGTGGGACAGGCCGGGCGATAAACCACCGGCTGGCAACATTCCGGTTGGCAAGTCATTGTGCAATCACAGCTTTTCGCGTCTCCATGACCAGAGAACCATCCGGCGTTTGTGGTGCTGCTTGAAAACAGGGCGATGCCAATCGCTCCACAGAGAGTGAACCATTTCATGAGATTTCCGATCCTTCATTTTTCAAAGTAGTTTGAGGTCCGTGGTCAGACCCAAAGTTGCGACGCCCATAGCTGCGGCTAGCGCAGATTATTTTGAGGCGTCGAGTGTGAGCGTCACGTTGTCGCAGCGGCTCGTTGGATTCTGTCGTTGGGACAACTGCCCAAGGAGACCAACAGAGGGCGACGCGGTTGCCAAGCGTCTATCTTGGAACCAAACGCGTGACTCCTATCTCATTTATCGACGTGGAAAATTGGCCGCTTTAAGATGAAACGCGCATTTTGAGATTGTCAAATCACGGCCCCCAGCGCGACCTCGTCTCGGTTGGGCGGGTTGCGGGATTCACGCCCGAGGTTGCGGCGCCGGCAGCAAGCACATCACCCCGCAAGCTTCGCCACCTCCCCGCAGTTTGCGCGACCAGAACTCAAACAGGGAACCGAATTTTTCTCTCAAAAAACCAACCACGTGGTGAACTGACGATCCCCTGGGACGCCGGCGCGAACCGGGCAACGTCTTGCAAACCGATATCCGCGCCTCTATTATTGCTCTCGATGACTCCACCCGCCTGATTGTCTTTCCTGCATACGAACTGAAATACGATGGCCCAACCGAAAGTCTGTGTTCTCCGCGCGCCTGGAACGAATTGCGACGTCGAAACGGCGTTCGCCTTTGCCACAGCTGGCGGTGACGCACAACGGGTGCACCTGTTTCAGCTGCTGGAGTCACCGTCGTTACTCAACGAGTATCAGGTGCTGTGTATTCCCGGCGGGTTTAGCTACGGCGACGATGTGGGAGCCGGTGTGATTTTCGCCGGGCAATTGCGGGTGAAGTTGGGTGAGATTTTGGGCGAGTTTCTAGCGGCCGACAAATTGGTGCTCGGCATCTGCAACGGCTTTCAGGTCTTACTCAAAGCGGGCATTCTGCCCGGCGGCAGCGAGACATGGCAGCCCGGTGCGGACCGCGTTCCGACAGCGACGCTGACTTGGAACGACAACGGAAAATACACCGCCCGCTGGGTGACGTTGGGTTGCCAAGGCAGTAACAGCGTCTTCTTGCAGGGCATCGACGAAATCGACCTGCCGATTGCCCACGCCGAGGGACGTATCGTCGTCCGCGATCCGGCGACGGTGGAGAATTGGTTAGAGCACGGCCAAGTGGCGCTTTGTTATCGCGAACCGGCGATGGCCACCACTGCTGTCGGCGAATTGACAGCGACCGCCGTTTCCTTCCCTGCCAATCCCAACGGCTCGGGCGGTAACATCGCCGGGCTGAGCGATCCGACTGGCCGCGTGTTAGGGTTGATGCCGCATCCCGAACGCTTCATTCACGGCACGCAACACCCGCAATGGACGCGTCGCCCGCAAGTGGATGACGGCGACGGCATTCAATTGTTTCGCAATGCGATCGCCTATTTCGACTAGCGGCTTGGCAGCTAATCAAAGTTTGCCGGTTCCGCGGCGGTCCGTTCCCCGGGAGCTAAGCTTTCGATCAATTCGTTCGTCTGCCCCTCCCGTTTGCGAAGCGTGAAGGCGTCGTGGAGTCGTCCCACAGCGGTGCGCGATTCGTATTTGAGATAATCGTGGTCAATCGTGATCACTTGAAACAGCTGGATTCCTTCGGCGCTCGACGAAAAACCAAGCTTACCGACGCGTCGCATTTTCGGACCGCTGACCGAAACGACGTACACCGTACCCGCGGAAACAACAGTACCGGCGCCGCTTGATTTGTCTTGGTAGCCCCGGAGACTCGTACGGCCGTAACAATGGTCGTGCCCTTGGAGTACCAAATCGACGCCGTACTTGTCATATAGTGGCTGCCAAGCCTTTCGCAGGTGCGCATTGTTATCGGAATCGAACGAGACCGAGTACAACGGATGATGGTGCATGACGATCGTCCATTGGTGCGGGTTGTCCGCGAGGACTTTTTCCAACCAGACCGCCTGCTCCTCGATCCGTTCGTTGCTGTTCAGGACAATGAACCTGACTCCCTGGTAGTCCAGCCAGTAGGTCGTGTCTTCGAGTCCGGGCGGGCCATTGGGGGGGAACTGAAATTGCGGCTGCCAAAAGACGGAGAGCTGCTTGGTCGTGCGGCCGACTCCATGCTCATATTCATGGTTTCCCGGCACAGCCAAGGAGGGAGTGACGGCATTCACCCAGCCGGCCGCCTCGTGCCATTCGCCCCAATCCGAGTCGCGCCCTTGCCGATCAACTAAGTCGCCCGCGTGCATAAAAAACCGGGCGTGCGGAGCGGCCGAATAGGCAGTTCTCAACAATCTCGACCAATGCGAATGGATCCGTTTTTGCGCGTCGCCGAAATAAACAAAGCTAAACGGTTCAGCCTCCGCTGCAGCGGTGCGAAAATTATTCCAAGCGCTCCAGTTTTCGCCATCCCCCAAGCGATAGGCGTATGTGGTCTTGGGAGTTAAACCGGTGAATTCGGCGGAGTGGTAATGGTATTTCCCCAAGTCGCTGATAATCGGTACAACGGTCGCCGAGACTTGCGCAGCATGCTGCTCAAATCCCGGTCCATCCTCGGCAACGGCGATCTGTGCAAACGATTGACGGACCGATGTGTCGGTTCGCCAAGTGACCGCCTGGGTGGTGGCCGGGTCTTGCGTCCAAGAAAGAATAATTCTGTCGGGGAGTACGGTGGCACGGTACTCGGCATCCGAAGGTTTCGGCTGCGTGGCGTAGACCGCAATCGCCAGAAAAGTTCCGGTGATGGCAGTGATGACAATCCTGCGCCGTCTCTCGCTCATCGTTCGTATTTCCCTATCCGCCGGCGTGCGATCGGCCGGACATTAAAATCAGCACGTGCGCAAACAGTCTCAACGCGAGAAGATGCGAAACCATAGCATCTGATATCGCCGTAGTGAGATACCGATCAACGGCACCGCATCGGCGACCGCGTCAACGGGGAAATAAACGATCGTCAACGCCTGGCCGGTCGGTTCATCCAGCGCAGCTGGATAGGCTTGCCGATTGAGGGCCAAGCCGAAAACCGGCCCGATGCTCAAGACATAGACGACCAACAAGATGCCCAGGTATCGCTTCCAATGTTTCATGTGCGGGAAAATAATACAAATTGCCATATTGAGAAACAGGAATTTCCCCTGCCGAAGTATGAAGAATCGTTTAGTCGGCCTCAGGCACGTAGACCACCCGCCTAAAACCGCAGCTTGATTTCCATCTTGTAACACATGGCTGAAATTCATAAACTCCCGCGCCATAGCGGACTGAGACTGCTGCATCGCGCAAATGGAACTGACCCAAGGAGGCAGGATGCCGACATCGATCCCCACAGAGAAGCCGTCCGCCACGATGGCTTCGCCACTTCCCTATCTGGAATTCCAACGGTTCAATCTAAAACCGCTTGCCAATCTCGAACGTTGGGTTTGGGGATTCATCTTCCTGGGCATTGCGGCCCGCAGTTTGCGGTTCCTGCTCTGCGTCCCCTTGTGGCCCGATGAGGCATATCTCGCCGCCAGTTATCTGGATCACAGCTATCTCGAAATGCTGACCAAACCGCTCGCCTTCCATCAGGTCGCGCCGCCCGGATATCTATGGATTCAATTGACGATCGT
Coding sequences within it:
- a CDS encoding Rne/Rng family ribonuclease, with amino-acid sequence MKKEMLVNVLQPEESRIAVVEDSVLEELYVERSSLESYVGNIYKGKIVNIEPSIQAAFVDFGVGRNGFLHVSDVEYQYYKHLPQSGGNGRGPGRPTKGRRRPSERNERSKPPIQEIFRRGSEVLVQVIKEAVGTKGPTLSTYISIPGRYLVLMPGLQRVGVSRKIADDDLRKKLRTILEELDPPEGLGFIIRTAGIDRTKKDLQRDLSYLLRLWRTIVRRLKKTVAPVDIYQENDLIIRTIRDIYNNEIDAVWIDEEGAYQRAREFVKAVLPRHVNRIKFFEGKEPIFHKYNIEEEIARIQQRQVPLEGGGSIVIDQTEALVAIDVNSGNFRADNNAEETAYQVNLRAATEICRQLRLRDLGGVVVNDFIDMRDERHRRSVERTLREAIRRDRARIKVLRISPFGLIEMTRQRIRPSLKRSVFEDCPCCKGAGLVKTAESMAIEVIRVLLNTISREDVSGISVEIHEQVADYLNNKKRRDIASFEEQGTVDINLVSRTDVSPEHLIMRCTDATGNEVKIMAENGSKSRK
- the ptsP gene encoding phosphoenolpyruvate--protein phosphotransferase — translated: MEIKRGIAVSPGVVPGPALVLGTEDFRIPRRFVSVNVVDIEVARFRSAIDSVCTEISENERLASERLGAQYGAIFTAHLNLARDPKLREEIEELIRERTYAPEFASSRVLRRYAKLFQNLGNQYMAERAVDIFDLEKRLLRHLLGTEREELAHITEPVIVLATNLTPSETASLNPEFVLGFATEVGGHTSHTAILAGALEIPAVVGVGPFLSDVSGGDTIIIDGNHGEVIIDPDEPTLKRYRVTRDRIKTANQKLELLGQLESKTADGVPIKLYGNIEFPEEVDHCIKRGAEGVGLYRTEFLYLKGDLEPSEEDHYNAYRRVVDPIPSLPVVVRTLDLGAEKFPHSLEDLAEVSPNPVLGLRSVRFTLRNLGLFKTQLRAILRAAVHGDIRIMFPLVTSVLELRQAKMILGDVMEDLEEEGIPFCRDIQVGMMVEVPSAALLADRFAEEVDFFSIGTNDLIQYTLAVDRANPTVADLYSAADPSILRLIRMVVAAAAKKDTPVVVCGQMSGDPLYTAVLIGMGIREMSATPFSLPIIKQVIRSITIPQAEEIAAHADTLDVARDVENYLRGELKKISPDEFS
- a CDS encoding HPr family phosphocarrier protein, giving the protein MSTPSACTREVTVNLENGLHMSPSAQLVQTAQAFGCDITIRKGDRTVDSKSMLDVLTLAAEKGTTLVLEANGDGAQEAIDALDQLFRTNFAAS
- a CDS encoding PTS sugar transporter subunit IIA, whose amino-acid sequence is MKLSDFVVSEAILPDMQSTSKEDAIRTMVSSLGTTGAIQAEDQESIVAAILKREELGSTGIGNGVAVPHTKHPSVDRLVATIAIAQDGVDFASLDGESVYILFLLVSPPDRPGDHLRALESISRHLRNQNFCSFLRQSKTGEAIVELLDEADNDQL
- the hpf gene encoding ribosome hibernation-promoting factor, HPF/YfiA family, whose protein sequence is MVCDRHPAGTNGQSAVNWQDAEIEEYCAVQVAITSRHGELHQDDHEYIAQKSEKLLTFFERVTAIGVTVDFEGKDRVKVEILVDAEHKHNFVASDAGASARATFDVTLHKMEQQVRKYKEKLQDHRRTPPMNEVVQSEEPDVDEESAD
- the rpsR gene encoding 30S ribosomal protein S18 — protein: MISNGRGGPPRKRRRKARLKRKLKCRFCPDGCDRSPRPVYVDYKDLRTLKMMLSRDGHILGRKRSGTCAKYQHAVRRAVHRARFIGLLPFVNREHP
- a CDS encoding HEAT repeat domain-containing protein produces the protein MKWFTLCGAIGIALFSSSTTNAGWFSGHGDAKSCDCTMTCQPECCQPVVYRPACPTKFNYQRSCCKPVCCTQTAPLCCAPQSCCAPQMGCGNTTCCDDNVHLIAHYIQKSQTACYARQRRRAIDKLGDKFSCACNPEIMCALTYALNDSDHRVRGEAADEIGDQLRKNPCCCNQQVICALTQALGDCNRRVRREAEEALRVAGYKVEDCCANTCCTACAPACGTNYGPAYSPEMAPAPVDDGTPPPAPPADDTVSSKVRTSFVRLATLFR
- a CDS encoding phosphoribosylformylglycinamidine synthase subunit PurQ; translation: MAQPKVCVLRAPGTNCDVETAFAFATAGGDAQRVHLFQLLESPSLLNEYQVLCIPGGFSYGDDVGAGVIFAGQLRVKLGEILGEFLAADKLVLGICNGFQVLLKAGILPGGSETWQPGADRVPTATLTWNDNGKYTARWVTLGCQGSNSVFLQGIDEIDLPIAHAEGRIVVRDPATVENWLEHGQVALCYREPAMATTAVGELTATAVSFPANPNGSGGNIAGLSDPTGRVLGLMPHPERFIHGTQHPQWTRRPQVDDGDGIQLFRNAIAYFD
- a CDS encoding purple acid phosphatase family protein, which translates into the protein MSERRRRIVITAITGTFLAIAVYATQPKPSDAEYRATVLPDRIILSWTQDPATTQAVTWRTDTSVRQSFAQIAVAEDGPGFEQHAAQVSATVVPIISDLGKYHYHSAEFTGLTPKTTYAYRLGDGENWSAWNNFRTAAAEAEPFSFVYFGDAQKRIHSHWSRLLRTAYSAAPHARFFMHAGDLVDRQGRDSDWGEWHEAAGWVNAVTPSLAVPGNHEYEHGVGRTTKQLSVFWQPQFQFPPNGPPGLEDTTYWLDYQGVRFIVLNSNERIEEQAVWLEKVLADNPHQWTIVMHHHPLYSVSFDSDNNAHLRKAWQPLYDKYGVDLVLQGHDHCYGRTSLRGYQDKSSGAGTVVSAGTVYVVSVSGPKMRRVGKLGFSSSAEGIQLFQVITIDHDYLKYESRTAVGRLHDAFTLRKREGQTNELIESLAPGERTAAEPANFD